A stretch of the Campylobacter concisus genome encodes the following:
- a CDS encoding DUF4149 domain-containing protein — protein MRGIYFLLLAVLIGAELTLGILVAPVIFFPQSIIGDGVLTHFMSGQMMTKIFLKFNYILLFISIVVMISELFDLRKKLIFSLKFSMLMLAFLNLALAFSFVFFFTPFIVYAQNLGVDATQTAEFAKMHSASEYVMKIMLVLQIILFFVKFKISQNERKA, from the coding sequence TTGAGAGGAATTTATTTTTTGCTTTTGGCAGTACTTATAGGAGCTGAGCTAACGCTTGGTATTTTGGTGGCGCCAGTCATATTTTTCCCACAAAGCATCATAGGAGATGGTGTGCTTACGCATTTTATGAGCGGTCAAATGATGACAAAGATATTTTTGAAATTTAATTATATTTTGCTTTTTATAAGCATAGTTGTAATGATTAGCGAGCTATTTGATCTTAGAAAAAAGCTTATTTTTTCACTAAAATTTAGCATGTTAATGCTTGCTTTTTTAAATTTGGCTTTAGCTTTTAGCTTTGTATTTTTCTTTACGCCTTTTATAGTTTATGCTCAAAATTTGGGGGTCGATGCGACACAGACGGCTGAATTTGCCAAAATGCATAGCGCGAGTGAATATGTGATGAAAATCATGCTTGTTTTACAAATCATTTTATTTTTTGTGAAATTTAAGATTAGCCAAAATGAACGCAAAGCCTGA
- a CDS encoding M48 family metallopeptidase has product MFYFLLGIYFFYVAAKAWLAILQIGFIRAEAKKPAVVLSQSEYETAVAAAISNQKFELISLLYHAAIFMMWACWGLGAISGHAYKTGDIGDNVFMVMVFLLVSSLLELPLNIYETFVKDKKLGFSNVTPKIFALDLLKTLALTLVFGTLFVWLVLLCIRFLGDFWWFWAFLLSFSVALVINLIYPTLIAPIFNKMQPLEEGELKSRIEGLLAQCGFKSSGVFTIDASKRDNRLNAYFGGLGVTKRVVLFDTLVKKLSLEEIIAVLGHELGHFKHKDILKMIALSAVMLFAMFLIFGNIPDAAYQALGLHSGGGGTIVFLLLFSPIFGFLFSPVSSYFSRANEFGADKFVGEVSNKADMISALKKLGSENKAFPKAHPLYAFVYHSHPSLFERINELENEN; this is encoded by the coding sequence ATGTTTTATTTTTTGCTCGGTATTTACTTTTTTTACGTTGCCGCAAAGGCGTGGCTGGCGATTTTGCAGATAGGCTTTATCCGCGCTGAGGCTAAAAAGCCTGCCGTCGTTTTATCGCAGAGCGAATACGAAACTGCCGTCGCCGCAGCGATAAGCAATCAAAAATTCGAGCTAATTAGCCTTCTCTATCACGCCGCGATATTTATGATGTGGGCTTGCTGGGGGCTTGGTGCGATATCGGGGCATGCCTATAAAACGGGAGATATAGGCGACAACGTCTTTATGGTTATGGTATTTTTGCTCGTTTCGTCGCTGCTAGAACTGCCGCTAAATATCTACGAAACCTTCGTCAAAGATAAAAAGCTCGGCTTTTCAAACGTAACGCCTAAAATTTTCGCGCTAGATCTGCTTAAAACGCTCGCGCTAACGCTGGTTTTTGGCACGCTATTTGTGTGGCTAGTACTGCTTTGCATTAGATTTTTGGGCGATTTTTGGTGGTTTTGGGCGTTTTTGCTTAGCTTCTCGGTCGCGCTCGTGATAAATCTCATCTATCCGACGCTCATCGCGCCTATTTTTAACAAAATGCAGCCGCTGGAAGAGGGAGAGCTAAAAAGCCGTATAGAAGGGCTTTTAGCGCAGTGCGGGTTTAAAAGTAGCGGCGTTTTTACGATAGACGCTAGCAAGCGCGACAACCGCTTAAACGCCTATTTCGGCGGCCTTGGCGTGACTAAACGCGTGGTGCTTTTCGACACGCTCGTTAAAAAACTAAGTTTAGAGGAGATAATCGCCGTTTTGGGGCATGAACTGGGGCATTTTAAGCACAAAGATATCCTAAAAATGATAGCTCTAAGCGCGGTTATGCTTTTTGCTATGTTTTTGATATTCGGCAATATCCCAGACGCGGCGTATCAAGCGCTTGGGCTTCATAGCGGAGGCGGCGGAACGATCGTGTTTTTGCTACTTTTTTCGCCGATTTTCGGATTTTTATTTTCGCCGGTGAGCTCGTATTTTAGCCGCGCGAACGAATTTGGCGCCGATAAATTCGTAGGCGAGGTTTCAAACAAAGCCGACATGATAAGCGCGCTAAAAAAGCTAGGCAGCGAAAACAAGGCCTTCCCGAAGGCTCATCCGCTCTACGCGTTCGTCTATCATTCGCACCCAAGCCTCTTTGAGCGTATAAACGAGCTGGAAAATGAAAATTGA
- the prmC gene encoding peptide chain release factor N(5)-glutamine methyltransferase yields MKIEEALKEASLRLSSLCQNPSRVAKILLMNYLDVSIEWIFLNQKKEVDESGYFALVKRYENYEPLEYITGKASFYGLDFYVESGVLIPRPETEILVDKVIEISREYNEPKIAEIGTGSGIISIMLALKTKANIVATDINEKALMLAKKNADKFDVGGRIKFLNCSYVDEILEDIDILVSNPPYIARSYKLSKFVLNEPESALFGGEVGDEILKDIILIAKDRNIKNVACEMGYDQKASMQKFLEVNGFEYSFYKDLAGFDRGFCAKLKI; encoded by the coding sequence ATGAAAATTGAAGAAGCTCTTAAAGAGGCTAGTTTAAGGCTAAGCTCACTTTGCCAAAATCCAAGCAGAGTGGCTAAAATTTTGCTTATGAACTATCTTGACGTGAGCATTGAATGGATATTTTTAAATCAAAAAAAAGAAGTTGATGAGAGCGGCTATTTTGCTCTAGTTAAAAGGTATGAAAACTATGAGCCTCTTGAATATATAACTGGTAAAGCTAGCTTTTATGGGCTTGATTTTTACGTGGAAAGCGGAGTGTTGATCCCAAGACCTGAAACAGAAATTTTAGTGGATAAAGTAATAGAAATTTCACGCGAATATAATGAACCAAAGATCGCAGAAATAGGCACAGGAAGTGGAATTATTAGTATCATGCTAGCTCTAAAAACAAAGGCAAATATCGTAGCGACAGACATCAATGAAAAAGCTTTGATGCTTGCTAAAAAAAATGCAGATAAATTTGATGTAGGTGGGAGGATCAAATTCTTAAACTGCTCTTATGTGGATGAAATTTTAGAAGATATTGATATTTTGGTTTCAAATCCGCCATATATTGCAAGAAGCTATAAACTTAGTAAATTTGTGCTAAATGAACCAGAAAGTGCACTCTTTGGAGGCGAAGTAGGAGATGAAATCTTAAAAGACATTATTCTTATAGCCAAAGATCGTAATATCAAAAACGTTGCTTGTGAGATGGGGTACGATCAAAAAGCAAGTATGCAAAAATTCTTAGAGGTCAATGGTTTTGAGTATAGTTTTTACAAAGATTTGGCTGGTTTTGATAGAGGCTTTTGCGCGAAGTTAAAAATATAA